Proteins encoded within one genomic window of Haloplanus vescus:
- a CDS encoding CARDB domain-containing protein, which translates to MSVVEASPPAVTVSSVSVSDDEPETGDSITVTPTVRLSGEGSGTFEVTEVTLEDASGTQYSEADSLGTLGAGDTIDVPLSATFDTAGRTKLLVHVRGMQYDADGNRLGVVTTMHPTYVTVSEPSTETETPPQLNVDTEDLVAGSESTVTVTVSNGDDEQVTDLSLRLSGLGENQTRIQPELGAHNSTTFTFDVTPPEAGTHSLDATLTHADGSVSTNESVTVQSLNGEAVVHATTVTENGSTDLRYHVANHGNAPIENVVVSGAAVGTALPTTVIQSVEPGTTETATVELNERPTGPATISATYDVGSTTGSTDQSVRFANETADAESASQATTETPGSGTAPATFGAVPLLTGGVVAAGSIIGYRSWRGRFDR; encoded by the coding sequence ATGAGCGTCGTCGAAGCGTCGCCGCCCGCGGTCACGGTGTCGTCGGTAAGCGTCTCCGACGACGAACCCGAGACGGGGGATTCGATTACCGTCACGCCGACGGTCCGCCTCTCGGGCGAGGGGAGCGGGACGTTCGAGGTAACCGAAGTGACGCTCGAAGACGCGAGCGGGACGCAGTACTCCGAGGCGGATTCACTCGGGACGCTCGGGGCCGGTGACACCATCGACGTTCCGCTCAGCGCGACGTTCGACACCGCGGGTCGGACGAAACTCCTCGTCCACGTCCGGGGGATGCAGTACGACGCCGACGGCAACCGACTCGGCGTGGTGACGACCATGCATCCGACGTACGTGACCGTCTCAGAGCCCTCGACGGAGACGGAGACGCCGCCACAGTTGAACGTCGACACCGAGGACCTGGTCGCCGGCTCTGAATCCACCGTGACTGTCACCGTCTCCAACGGTGACGACGAGCAGGTGACCGACCTCTCGCTCCGACTGTCCGGACTCGGGGAGAACCAGACGCGGATTCAGCCCGAACTCGGCGCACACAACTCGACGACGTTCACGTTCGATGTCACGCCGCCCGAGGCGGGAACGCACTCGCTCGACGCGACGCTCACCCACGCCGACGGGTCGGTCTCGACGAACGAGTCCGTCACGGTCCAGTCGCTGAACGGCGAGGCCGTCGTCCACGCGACGACCGTCACCGAGAACGGGTCGACCGACCTGCGGTATCACGTCGCCAATCACGGGAACGCTCCCATCGAGAACGTCGTCGTCTCGGGCGCCGCGGTGGGCACGGCCCTCCCGACGACGGTCATCCAGTCGGTCGAACCGGGGACCACCGAGACGGCGACGGTCGAACTGAACGAGCGCCCGACCGGTCCCGCGACGATATCCGCGACGTACGACGTCGGCTCGACGACCGGTTCGACCGACCAGTCGGTCCGATTCGCCAACGAGACGGCCGACGCCGAGTCGGCGTCGCAGGCCACCACCGAGACGCCGGGTTCGGGGACAGCACCGGCCACGTTCGGCGCGGTGCCGCTGCTGACCGGGGGCGTCGTCGCCGCGGGCTCCATCATCGGCTATCGGAGCTGGCGTGGGCGCTTCGACCGATAG
- a CDS encoding ABC transporter substrate-binding protein yields MSGTDTDGERTTRRRTIAAVGAAITGAVAGCTGQQSSTAETTTTATHSVQLSPAGRVEFDAVPETVFTVFPQYADMAVALGHGDAVNAVYVPEMSGTTMNHYYRRLDGVSFEWEGLQDPLTDGLVKEQLYSLGSDVHLADPAWASAQTGWDRSDVDEIASQVGPWVGNFYSGTRATPPEGYDGYEYYPLWDLFGKVAAVFREQARYEALAAVHADLLSTIQSNLPPESERPTAVRATLANDGQSFYTYHLNAPGYWLADTRPLGAVDAFGDGEWDGLWGTVDYETMLEADPDVFLHLWGLTPNYSMASVRDSLATHEVGSQLTAVQNDRVYPGGMRYQGPLMNLFQLEMGAKQLYPEQFGEWPEYEDGAPYPEIPDDEWLFDRRRVASIVGGGA; encoded by the coding sequence ATGAGCGGTACTGATACGGACGGCGAACGGACGACGCGCCGACGGACGATTGCTGCCGTCGGTGCCGCTATCACCGGGGCCGTCGCCGGCTGTACCGGGCAGCAGTCGTCAACGGCGGAGACGACGACCACCGCCACGCACAGCGTCCAGTTGTCGCCCGCCGGGCGCGTCGAGTTCGACGCCGTCCCGGAGACGGTGTTCACCGTCTTCCCGCAGTATGCGGACATGGCCGTCGCGCTCGGCCACGGCGACGCCGTCAACGCCGTCTACGTCCCCGAGATGTCCGGCACGACGATGAATCACTACTACCGCCGCCTCGACGGTGTCTCCTTCGAGTGGGAGGGCCTGCAGGACCCCCTCACCGACGGGCTGGTGAAAGAGCAGCTGTACAGCCTCGGGAGCGACGTCCACCTCGCGGACCCGGCGTGGGCGTCGGCACAGACGGGGTGGGACCGCTCCGACGTCGACGAAATCGCGTCACAGGTCGGGCCGTGGGTCGGCAACTTCTACAGCGGAACGCGAGCCACGCCGCCCGAGGGCTACGACGGCTACGAGTACTACCCCCTGTGGGACCTGTTCGGCAAGGTCGCGGCCGTGTTCCGAGAGCAGGCGCGATACGAGGCGCTCGCGGCCGTTCACGCTGACTTGCTCTCGACCATCCAGTCGAACTTGCCGCCCGAGTCGGAGCGCCCGACCGCCGTCCGAGCGACCCTCGCCAACGACGGCCAGTCCTTCTACACGTACCACCTGAACGCCCCCGGCTACTGGCTGGCCGACACCCGACCGCTCGGCGCCGTCGACGCCTTCGGCGACGGCGAGTGGGACGGCCTCTGGGGCACCGTCGACTACGAGACGATGCTCGAGGCCGACCCCGACGTGTTCCTCCACCTCTGGGGCCTCACCCCGAACTACAGCATGGCGTCGGTCCGGGATTCCCTCGCCACCCACGAGGTGGGCAGTCAGCTGACGGCGGTCCAGAACGACCGCGTCTACCCCGGCGGCATGCGCTACCAGGGGCCGCTGATGAACCTCTTCCAACTCGAGATGGGGGCCAAGCAGCTCTACCCCGAGCAGTTCGGCGAGTGGCCCGAATACGAGGACGGCGCGCCCTACCCCGAGATTCCGGACGACGAGTGGCTGTTCGACCGCCGACGCGTCGCGTCCATCGTCGGAGGTGGCGCATGA
- a CDS encoding DUF7551 domain-containing protein has product MSTATLADLRAYIERLSDPEGSYYLTCGRLGERPVPAVGMRFGDRTTACAAARAVEQYRATLRRYDDRFPYYDVIVCEEAGCEGDEPATDEPWSLSEPVLDRRRESRQTLVAFCHRVAAAVFEAVSDAGHDAVEAAVMDTYFDLAETVVDPDAFCLRLLEHLAAELDARLSPAAQIDVLVAAATRLRQDDVTERPVSATLASLRDHGLLGHYTQSPWSVDDEAGTRSVVVRLSDYALTPRRGRLPVLPLVLDLYRRRPDWPPASLRVVDDGDDWEVTVVLARTADPTALVNVPIGASA; this is encoded by the coding sequence ATGAGTACGGCGACGCTCGCGGACCTCCGAGCGTACATCGAACGCCTCAGCGACCCCGAGGGGTCGTACTACCTCACCTGCGGGCGGCTGGGCGAGCGACCGGTGCCCGCCGTGGGGATGCGGTTCGGCGACCGAACGACGGCCTGTGCGGCCGCCCGCGCGGTCGAGCAGTACCGCGCGACGCTCCGCCGGTACGACGACCGCTTCCCGTACTACGACGTCATCGTCTGCGAGGAGGCCGGTTGCGAGGGCGACGAACCAGCGACCGACGAGCCGTGGTCGCTCTCGGAACCCGTCCTCGACCGACGCCGTGAGTCTCGCCAGACGCTCGTGGCGTTCTGTCACCGCGTCGCCGCCGCTGTCTTCGAGGCGGTGTCCGACGCCGGCCACGACGCCGTGGAGGCGGCCGTCATGGACACGTACTTCGACCTCGCCGAGACAGTTGTGGACCCGGACGCGTTCTGCCTGCGACTGCTCGAACACCTCGCGGCCGAACTCGACGCCCGACTCTCCCCGGCGGCACAGATAGACGTCCTCGTCGCCGCCGCGACGCGACTCCGGCAGGACGACGTGACCGAGCGCCCCGTCTCCGCGACGCTCGCGTCACTCCGCGACCACGGCCTCCTCGGTCACTACACGCAGTCGCCGTGGTCCGTCGACGACGAGGCGGGGACGCGCTCCGTCGTCGTTCGGCTGTCCGACTACGCGCTCACGCCGCGCCGCGGCCGACTGCCCGTCCTCCCACTCGTCCTCGACCTGTACCGACGCCGCCCCGACTGGCCGCCCGCCTCGCTCCGCGTCGTCGACGACGGCGACGACTGGGAGGTGACAGTCGTACTCGCTCGCACCGCCGACCCGACTGCCCTCGTGAACGTCCCAATCGGAGCGAGCGCCTGA
- a CDS encoding DUF7260 family protein, translating into MTVTTHVAQAIERVRAERAAVERRRDAFETFAERVQGLSPEPSSTSVGVAAVAGTRRQASGDACRQVRTAFAETVRPHSVADADDAEPLLETIRAELSDTIAVALAPTTDSSFSPTLKRAILSEVATRKAENDLLDRALGRELAHLDDAREDIDDITGWIADADETPLLNLEFEALADRHETLDAHRDRCSTVARRRQQFLRETTSRGSEPGVGHWQVVSYLYSDFPVDHPLLATVARLDDACATCQRTVRDHLVRRV; encoded by the coding sequence ATGACGGTGACGACACACGTCGCGCAGGCGATAGAGCGTGTCCGCGCCGAGCGCGCGGCCGTCGAGCGGCGACGCGACGCGTTCGAAACGTTCGCCGAGCGCGTGCAGGGGCTCTCCCCCGAGCCGTCGTCGACCTCCGTCGGCGTCGCGGCTGTGGCGGGCACGCGACGGCAGGCGAGCGGTGACGCCTGTCGGCAAGTCCGGACGGCCTTCGCGGAGACGGTCCGACCACACAGCGTCGCCGACGCCGACGACGCCGAACCGCTCCTCGAGACCATCCGCGCCGAACTCTCCGACACCATCGCCGTCGCCCTCGCGCCGACGACCGACTCGTCGTTCTCGCCCACGCTCAAGCGCGCCATCCTCTCCGAGGTGGCGACGCGGAAAGCCGAAAACGACCTCCTCGACCGCGCGCTCGGCCGCGAGCTGGCCCACCTCGACGACGCTCGCGAGGATATCGACGACATCACCGGCTGGATTGCCGACGCGGACGAGACGCCGCTCCTGAACCTCGAGTTCGAGGCGCTCGCCGACCGGCACGAGACGCTCGACGCCCACCGCGACCGGTGTTCGACCGTCGCGCGTCGCCGCCAGCAGTTCCTCCGTGAGACGACGAGCCGAGGGTCCGAGCCCGGGGTCGGCCACTGGCAGGTCGTCTCGTACCTGTACTCGGACTTCCCGGTCGACCACCCGCTGTTGGCGACCGTCGCCCGCCTCGACGACGCCTGCGCGACCTGCCAGCGTACCGTCCGCGACCACCTCGTTCGGAGGGTCTGA
- a CDS encoding metal-dependent transcriptional regulator, whose amino-acid sequence MSETTRYLLALYRLTGGHDDPVPPSDVADAVERSPAATTEMLQRLDERGIVDHEPYEGATLTAEGEDTARDLHQTYVTLTRFFRDVLELENYEDEALALAGTVSPVVIDRLTETLLEDADAAPTELWLESD is encoded by the coding sequence ATGAGTGAGACTACCCGCTACCTGCTCGCCCTGTATCGCCTGACCGGCGGCCACGACGACCCCGTGCCGCCCAGCGATGTCGCCGACGCCGTCGAGCGGTCGCCCGCGGCCACGACCGAGATGTTACAGCGACTCGACGAGCGCGGCATCGTCGACCACGAACCCTACGAGGGTGCGACCCTGACCGCCGAGGGAGAAGACACGGCGCGTGACCTGCACCAGACGTACGTCACACTCACCCGGTTTTTCCGTGACGTGCTCGAACTAGAAAACTACGAAGACGAGGCGCTAGCGCTCGCGGGGACGGTGAGCCCAGTCGTCATCGACCGACTCACCGAAACGTTGCTCGAAGACGCCGACGCCGCACCGACCGAACTGTGGCTCGAATCCGACTGA
- the dpsA gene encoding DNA starvation/stationary phase protection protein DpsA yields the protein MNTQKSVRQEAGTVGENPVRLDEEKTEQIIEALNTDLADAYVLYHQLHKHHWNVEGAEFRDIHVFLQEAYEAVEAAADEIAERLQAIGGVPHASMPALTEASTVEPEDEDVYDVRTSLANDLEMYGDIIESYREHIELAEGLGDHATAHMLREQLIGVEEHAHHLEHYLEDDTLVTDAA from the coding sequence ATGAACACGCAGAAGTCCGTTCGGCAGGAGGCAGGCACGGTGGGCGAGAACCCGGTTCGACTTGACGAGGAGAAGACCGAGCAGATTATCGAGGCACTGAACACGGACCTCGCGGACGCGTACGTCCTCTATCACCAGCTCCACAAGCACCACTGGAACGTCGAGGGTGCGGAGTTCCGCGACATCCACGTCTTCCTGCAGGAGGCCTACGAGGCCGTCGAGGCGGCGGCGGACGAAATCGCAGAGCGCCTGCAGGCAATCGGCGGCGTCCCGCACGCGAGCATGCCGGCGCTCACCGAGGCGTCGACAGTCGAACCCGAAGACGAGGACGTGTACGACGTCCGCACGTCGCTCGCGAACGACCTCGAGATGTACGGCGACATCATCGAGAGCTACCGCGAGCACATCGAACTCGCCGAGGGACTCGGCGACCACGCCACCGCGCACATGCTCCGCGAGCAACTCATCGGTGTCGAGGAACACGCCCACCACCTCGAACACTACCTCGAAGACGACACGCTGGTCACCGACGCGGCGTAA
- a CDS encoding DUF5789 family protein: MGDDKSGREKQARDADRRQRERDVADELERGDEPEPPVDSTVLDELESELDSLDFPATGADIVSVVGNRNIESNEASYAVEELVPAIESEAFDSPAAVRVRIQRPTVAAAMKRVLEAADTLPNTDLSESQRDAYEKTFRELKAIDPDDDDEGIPAVADWIVERIREKETLPGSRAVRRHAATFCRQNGYEIRDDEWLGI; the protein is encoded by the coding sequence ATGGGTGACGACAAGAGTGGCCGTGAGAAGCAAGCGCGTGACGCTGACAGACGCCAGCGAGAGCGCGACGTGGCCGACGAACTGGAGCGTGGGGACGAACCGGAGCCACCGGTCGATTCGACAGTCCTCGACGAGCTCGAATCGGAGCTCGACTCACTCGACTTCCCGGCGACGGGGGCGGATATCGTTTCGGTGGTCGGCAACCGAAATATCGAATCAAACGAGGCTAGCTACGCTGTCGAGGAACTCGTGCCCGCGATAGAGTCGGAGGCGTTCGACTCTCCGGCCGCCGTCCGAGTGCGAATCCAGCGACCCACCGTCGCTGCGGCGATGAAACGGGTCCTCGAAGCCGCCGACACGCTCCCGAACACAGACCTCAGCGAGTCACAGCGTGACGCCTACGAGAAGACGTTCCGAGAGCTCAAGGCAATCGACCCCGACGACGACGACGAGGGGATTCCGGCCGTCGCCGACTGGATCGTCGAGCGCATCCGCGAGAAGGAAACACTCCCAGGGTCCCGTGCGGTGCGCCGGCACGCGGCGACGTTCTGCCGGCAGAACGGGTACGAAATTCGGGACGACGAGTGGCTTGGGATATAA
- a CDS encoding AI-2E family transporter: MTERPEPSAWLAGQPGLTALALLSSLIALLVFLPYLQFILFGVVLAYIMFPVQQWAERYVRSTIAALAVVMATLLLILIPLIYLFTIAVQQSFRVVNAVRNGQLDIAAVEALLETAGYSVDLVALYEANQGRIAMSLRQITSGAIDLVGSLPALAIGLTITLFVLFALLRDGEQFVAWLQSVLPIDEAVLDELRSGLDQLMWASIVGNVAVAAIQAVLLGVGLAIAGLPAVIFLTVATFVLTLLPLVGAFGIWIPAAVYLVAVGRPIAGAAMAVFGLFVTLSDTYLRPALIGRTGAFNSATIVIGIFGGLVVFGAVGLFIGPVVLGGAKLVLDCFTRAHTDSSTA, from the coding sequence ATGACAGAGAGACCCGAGCCGTCGGCGTGGCTCGCCGGGCAACCCGGATTGACCGCGCTCGCGCTGCTCAGCAGTCTCATCGCGTTGCTCGTCTTCCTGCCGTATCTCCAGTTCATCCTGTTCGGCGTGGTTCTCGCATACATCATGTTTCCCGTCCAGCAGTGGGCCGAGCGGTATGTTAGGTCCACTATCGCAGCACTCGCTGTCGTGATGGCGACGTTACTTCTCATACTCATTCCGCTCATCTATCTCTTTACCATCGCCGTCCAGCAGTCATTCAGAGTCGTGAACGCCGTCAGGAACGGCCAACTCGACATCGCGGCGGTCGAGGCACTACTCGAGACCGCTGGATACTCCGTCGACCTCGTCGCGCTGTACGAAGCGAATCAGGGTCGGATCGCGATGAGCCTCCGGCAGATCACGTCAGGGGCGATCGATCTCGTCGGGAGTTTGCCAGCGCTGGCTATCGGACTGACGATCACGCTGTTCGTTCTCTTCGCCCTGTTGCGCGACGGGGAACAGTTCGTGGCGTGGCTCCAGTCGGTGCTGCCGATCGACGAGGCGGTCCTGGACGAACTCCGTAGCGGACTGGACCAACTCATGTGGGCCTCGATCGTCGGGAACGTCGCCGTCGCGGCCATTCAGGCAGTCCTACTCGGCGTCGGGCTAGCGATTGCCGGTCTCCCCGCTGTGATTTTTCTCACCGTCGCGACGTTCGTGTTGACACTGCTCCCGCTCGTCGGCGCGTTCGGAATCTGGATTCCAGCTGCAGTCTATCTCGTCGCCGTCGGGCGTCCGATTGCCGGTGCGGCGATGGCCGTGTTCGGACTGTTCGTCACCCTATCGGATACGTACCTCCGGCCGGCGCTGATCGGTCGTACCGGTGCGTTCAACTCCGCCACCATCGTCATCGGCATCTTCGGCGGCCTCGTCGTGTTCGGTGCCGTCGGTCTGTTCATCGGTCCCGTCGTCCTCGGTGGAGCGAAACTCGTCCTCGATTGCTTTACTCGGGCGCACACCGACAGTTCGACTGCCTGA
- a CDS encoding HVO_2922 family protein has translation MSEEYESEIAASRADIAAVLCGIVDGITTGSLQLSDEDESIVVDIPDELTLEIEFETDGGDLSLELEMEWSQPAVEGDGATEKPSEDDAETTLPVGAADASATLARFEVFRDRGGEWRWRLRHRNGNIIATSGESYTRKHNARKGLQSVVRNAPDAEVTDETLTE, from the coding sequence GTGTCCGAAGAATACGAATCCGAGATAGCAGCCTCGAGAGCAGATATCGCTGCTGTCCTCTGTGGCATCGTCGATGGCATCACTACCGGCTCACTGCAACTCAGCGACGAAGACGAGAGCATCGTCGTCGATATCCCCGACGAACTCACGCTCGAAATCGAATTCGAAACCGACGGAGGCGACCTGAGTCTCGAACTCGAAATGGAGTGGTCGCAACCGGCGGTCGAGGGCGATGGCGCCACCGAGAAACCGTCCGAGGACGACGCCGAAACGACACTCCCCGTTGGTGCCGCCGATGCGTCCGCGACGCTTGCTCGATTCGAAGTGTTTCGCGACCGAGGAGGCGAATGGCGCTGGCGGCTCCGACATCGGAATGGGAATATTATCGCCACCAGCGGCGAAAGCTACACTCGCAAACACAACGCCCGGAAGGGACTCCAGAGCGTCGTACGGAACGCCCCAGACGCCGAGGTCACCGATGAGACGCTGACCGAGTAA
- a CDS encoding potassium channel family protein translates to MRPYELVDKLPPKRFTRRQRLLLVYVVGLVTVILSYTLLYNAGMRYFEGTQQSVFHSAQIVVETMTTTGYGSDSPWSTPVMNLMMITMQVTGVGIGFVTLRVLVIPLFERAPLDLDDRLSAKNDHIVLAEYQRNTEVMLDELEELGVQYVLIESEEAEAKRLSDDGYQVIHGDPEDREDLGRATIERAKVLITDAGDQTASIVLTSLEANEALDVVSFTASTRRKAALMEIGVDRCVAPNALIGHQLAEMATTPIAVESDAESDEIGIREVLIRRDSPLHGVRVSDSPMADHPALTLVAGWFDGELRVSPEPGDRLTPNTVLLVAGPISEIADLSREVAGVQHPSGTTQPDVVIAGVGEGGSAAEETLPAATTVTTIDQDPDATPDVVGDATEPETLREAGIETATALIVTVGDDATSLLTVAMARALSSDVEILARVTAAEKASAAVRAGADYTLSVQRVCARLVAAEAHGERVMSPVNQIRLVRTSGESFVGEQLATIRQDLTRDWTVVGIARAGDILTDEETTVRQTDEVFVAGSDDAIQKFEQTVDAT, encoded by the coding sequence ATGCGACCCTATGAATTAGTGGATAAACTCCCCCCAAAGCGCTTCACCCGCCGACAGCGACTCCTTCTCGTCTACGTCGTCGGTCTCGTCACGGTCATCCTCTCTTATACGCTCCTGTACAACGCGGGGATGCGCTACTTCGAGGGGACTCAGCAGTCGGTGTTCCACTCGGCCCAGATCGTCGTCGAGACGATGACGACGACCGGGTACGGGTCCGATTCTCCGTGGTCGACGCCCGTCATGAACCTCATGATGATCACGATGCAGGTCACGGGGGTCGGCATCGGCTTCGTGACGTTACGGGTCCTCGTCATTCCCCTGTTCGAGCGCGCACCGCTCGATCTCGACGACCGACTGTCCGCCAAGAACGACCACATCGTCCTCGCGGAGTACCAGCGCAACACGGAGGTCATGCTCGACGAACTCGAAGAGCTCGGCGTTCAGTACGTCCTCATAGAGTCGGAAGAGGCCGAGGCGAAGCGACTCTCTGACGACGGGTATCAAGTCATCCACGGCGACCCCGAGGACCGGGAGGACCTCGGTCGGGCCACGATAGAGCGTGCGAAGGTGCTTATTACCGACGCGGGAGACCAAACCGCGAGTATCGTCCTCACGTCGTTGGAAGCGAACGAAGCCCTCGATGTCGTCAGCTTTACCGCCTCTACCCGGCGGAAGGCAGCGCTCATGGAGATTGGCGTGGATAGATGCGTCGCTCCTAACGCTCTCATCGGGCACCAGTTGGCTGAGATGGCGACCACACCCATCGCGGTCGAGTCGGACGCCGAGAGCGACGAAATAGGCATCCGCGAGGTACTGATTCGCCGCGACAGTCCGTTACACGGCGTCCGGGTCAGCGACTCCCCGATGGCCGACCACCCGGCTCTCACGCTCGTCGCCGGTTGGTTCGATGGAGAACTACGTGTATCCCCCGAACCGGGGGACCGACTGACACCGAACACCGTGCTCCTCGTAGCCGGGCCGATATCGGAGATTGCGGACCTCTCCAGAGAGGTCGCCGGAGTGCAGCACCCGAGTGGGACGACACAGCCTGACGTCGTCATCGCCGGTGTCGGGGAGGGTGGGTCCGCCGCCGAGGAGACCCTCCCCGCGGCGACGACCGTCACCACCATCGATCAGGACCCGGACGCGACCCCCGATGTCGTCGGCGACGCAACCGAACCGGAGACGCTCCGCGAGGCGGGCATCGAGACGGCGACTGCACTTATCGTAACCGTCGGCGACGATGCGACGTCCCTCCTGACCGTTGCGATGGCACGAGCGCTGTCGTCGGATGTCGAGATTCTGGCTCGAGTCACTGCTGCGGAGAAGGCGAGCGCCGCCGTCCGGGCCGGCGCGGATTACACGCTCTCGGTGCAGCGCGTGTGTGCCAGATTGGTCGCCGCCGAGGCCCACGGCGAGCGTGTGATGTCTCCCGTGAATCAGATTCGGCTCGTCCGCACGTCGGGTGAGTCGTTCGTGGGTGAACAGTTGGCGACGATTCGTCAGGACCTGACTCGCGACTGGACGGTGGTCGGTATCGCACGAGCGGGCGACATCCTCACCGACGAGGAGACGACGGTTCGCCAAACGGACGAGGTGTTCGTCGCGGGGAGCGACGACGCCATACAGAAATTCGAGCAGACAGTCGACGCTACCTAA
- a CDS encoding DUF1328 domain-containing protein → MILLRTILDENLFVPLQFGGGLIELAILFLILAVVAGVLGARGVAGLSMDIAKWLVIIFVVLAIITFIL, encoded by the coding sequence GTGATATTACTTCGAACAATCCTCGATGAAAATCTGTTCGTACCCCTCCAGTTCGGAGGGGGCCTCATCGAGTTAGCAATCCTTTTCCTGATCCTCGCAGTGGTCGCGGGAGTCTTGGGCGCCCGTGGCGTTGCCGGGCTAAGTATGGATATCGCCAAGTGGCTCGTCATCATCTTCGTCGTGCTCGCGATTATCACGTTCATACTCTGA
- a CDS encoding oxidoreductase: MTDDPLFDEFELNGHTLDNRVGLAPMTRTSATDEGHATDRMARYYASFARGGFSFLVTEGLHPDTAHSQGYPNQPGLATDEQAAAWEQVVDAVHEAGSPIFAQLMHAGAQAQGNRYGYDSVAPSSYRPPGEMSELYGGSGEFPEADPLDGEELSEVRESFVAAAERAVEAGFDGIEVHAANGYLLHEFVDPLVNDRDDEYGGSPANRARFPAEVTAAIDDATPDSFVVGVRASQGAVTDEERVWPDGEATAAALFGALSDAGADYVHVTGGDATAAEVPETDHTLAELAIEHAADDVAVIANGSLGEPENARAAVADGSDLITIGTGALANHDWPNRVRTGEPLDDLDPSIVFEPDASLSDAEIPGDD; encoded by the coding sequence ATGACCGACGACCCCCTCTTTGATGAATTCGAACTGAACGGGCACACTCTCGACAACCGCGTCGGCCTCGCGCCGATGACGCGCACGAGTGCGACCGACGAGGGACACGCGACCGACCGCATGGCCCGCTACTACGCCTCCTTCGCTCGCGGTGGCTTCTCGTTTCTCGTCACCGAGGGTCTCCACCCGGACACCGCCCACAGTCAAGGCTACCCCAATCAGCCCGGTCTCGCGACCGACGAACAGGCGGCAGCGTGGGAGCAGGTGGTCGACGCCGTTCACGAGGCAGGCAGTCCGATCTTCGCACAGTTGATGCACGCTGGGGCACAGGCACAGGGCAACCGCTATGGGTACGACTCCGTCGCCCCCTCGTCGTACCGCCCACCAGGCGAGATGTCGGAGCTGTACGGCGGGTCCGGAGAGTTCCCCGAGGCGGACCCGCTCGATGGCGAGGAGCTCAGCGAAGTGAGAGAGAGTTTCGTCGCCGCCGCAGAGCGCGCGGTCGAGGCCGGGTTCGACGGCATCGAGGTCCACGCGGCCAACGGCTATCTCCTCCACGAGTTCGTCGACCCACTGGTCAACGACCGCGACGACGAGTACGGTGGCTCGCCGGCTAACCGCGCGCGCTTCCCCGCCGAGGTCACCGCCGCCATCGACGACGCCACGCCTGACAGCTTCGTCGTCGGCGTCCGTGCCTCCCAAGGGGCAGTCACTGACGAGGAGCGAGTCTGGCCCGACGGCGAGGCGACCGCCGCCGCACTGTTCGGCGCGCTCTCCGATGCTGGCGCCGACTACGTCCACGTTACCGGCGGCGACGCAACCGCTGCAGAGGTGCCAGAAACCGATCACACGCTTGCGGAACTAGCTATCGAGCACGCTGCGGACGATGTCGCCGTGATTGCCAACGGCAGTCTCGGAGAGCCGGAGAATGCGCGAGCGGCGGTGGCAGACGGCTCCGACCTGATCACTATCGGGACCGGTGCGCTCGCCAACCACGACTGGCCCAACCGAGTCCGAACGGGCGAACCGCTCGACGATCTGGACCCGAGTATCGTCTTCGAACCCGACGCCTCGCTTAGCGATGCCGAGATTCCCGGCGACGACTGA